Proteins from a single region of Chaetodon trifascialis isolate fChaTrf1 chromosome 10, fChaTrf1.hap1, whole genome shotgun sequence:
- the LOC139338026 gene encoding mannose-binding protein C-like, with protein sequence MRLCLLFCFLCLMAPIGYSQLQGLPGPKGDKGDPGPAGSPGPLGKIGPPGPRGFPGPRGYPGQPGPVVMCGRDPFGPIGRDIETLQRSIAKLDLAVNYDFVRRVGQKYFVSSKERGSFSRAVESCSQRGLELALPQNEEENSVLTQVFGEVYKTAWINVNNKKAEGNFETDMNNRPLTFTKWGEGQPDKSIEDAGCTMLSENRVWQVTHECFLNAYIVCQL encoded by the exons ATGAGGTTGTGTCTCCTATTCTGCTTCCTTTGTCTGATGGCTCCTATTGGCTACAGTCAGCTTCAAGGTCTTCCTGGCCCCAAAGGTGACAAAGGAGATCCTGGGCCAGCTGGGAGTCCGGGTC CTTTGGGGAAAATAGGACCACCTGGACCAAGAGGATTTCCTGGTCCACGTGGATATCCTGGACAACCCGGACCAGTAGTAATGTGTGGACGAG ATCCCTTTGGTCCTATTGGCCGGGACATTGAAACCTTACAGAGGAGCATTGCTAAGTTGGACCTGG ctGTAAATTACGACTTTGTACGAAGAGTTGGTCAGAAATACTTTGTGTCCTCCAAGGAGAGAGGCTCTTTCTCCAGGGCTGTGGAATCCTGCTCCCAGCGAGGCTTAGAGCTGGCTTTGCCCCAGAACGAGGAGGAGAACAGCGTACTGACTCAGGTGTTCGGAGAAGTGTACAAAACGGCCTGGATCAATGTCAACAATAAAAAAGCTGAGGGGAATTTTGAGACCGATATGAATAACCGACCTCTCACCTTCACCAAATGGGGAGAAGGGCAACCTGACAAATCCATTGAGGATGCAGGCTGCACCATGCTGTCAGAAAACCGTGTCTGGCAAGTGACACACGAATGCTTCCTGAATGCTTACATCGTTTGTCAGCTATAG